The following proteins are encoded in a genomic region of Novosphingobium sp. PP1Y:
- a CDS encoding DoxX family protein produces MSGTDTPKFVSSVLDFAPTGFLARLLLVGAYLVGGLTKLTDWQGAVAEQVHFGLTPPTLWAALTIALELTGPLLILTNRLVWLGAGMLGVFTFFAALVANAFWTMPAGPERFGATNAFFEHMGLVGGFMLVAILAFRSQRSA; encoded by the coding sequence ATGTCCGGCACCGACACGCCCAAATTCGTTTCATCGGTACTGGACTTCGCGCCGACGGGGTTCCTCGCCCGCCTCTTGCTGGTGGGCGCCTACCTCGTCGGCGGGCTCACCAAGCTGACCGACTGGCAGGGCGCGGTCGCGGAACAAGTTCACTTCGGCCTGACCCCGCCCACGCTCTGGGCGGCGCTCACCATCGCGCTGGAACTGACCGGCCCGCTGCTGATCCTGACGAACCGCCTTGTCTGGCTCGGCGCGGGCATGCTCGGGGTGTTCACCTTCTTCGCCGCGCTTGTCGCCAATGCCTTCTGGACCATGCCCGCCGGACCCGAGCGCTTCGGCGCCACCAATGCCTTCTTCGAGCACATGGGGCTGGTCGGCGGATTCATGCTTGTGGCAATCCTTGCATTCAGGTCGCAGCGCAGTGCCTAG
- a CDS encoding alginate export family protein: MPRSFLLVLLAAIFLPAAAHAEPTEAWQAPTLSITRYDEDWSVVAASDVRDQHWTGQFKYIPISEDAWLSTGIELRVRHENLDNNLWGDAEAPGDSYVWFRALPYADLHVGKLRAFVQPIASTSASVAPTPGPIDQTGIDLLQGFVEAEFGPVILRGGRQMLSLGTERLIGTRYGPNVPLAFDGLRANIRLGAAVTVSLLAVKPVQARKGDINDRTSHDKSLWGAYAVLPGLDLYYLGYRSDAARWGNREGTEARHSLGARFHGSRDDWHWNIEGVYQFGRFAGGPISAWTVGTEIGHAFPEAPLSPDLTLRVNAISGDGNRSDDRLGTFNAMFPKGKYFGELSPVGPYNIVNAYSALGLRLSSKVSASLAGVAYWRYSTADGIYDIPGNLVRAAGGTRARFIGTLIEGVVSWQANAELELSASISAFAPGAFIRATGSAKTIHMLGLESNFRF, translated from the coding sequence GTGCCTAGGTCTTTTCTGCTGGTGTTACTTGCCGCGATCTTCCTGCCTGCGGCCGCGCATGCCGAGCCCACCGAAGCCTGGCAGGCACCAACTCTTTCGATCACCCGCTACGACGAAGACTGGTCCGTCGTTGCCGCCTCCGACGTGCGTGATCAGCACTGGACAGGGCAGTTCAAGTACATCCCGATCAGCGAAGATGCCTGGCTCTCGACCGGAATCGAACTGCGGGTGCGCCACGAGAACCTCGATAACAACCTGTGGGGCGATGCCGAAGCACCCGGCGATAGCTATGTCTGGTTTCGCGCCCTGCCTTATGCCGATCTCCACGTTGGCAAGCTGCGCGCTTTCGTGCAACCTATCGCCTCGACTTCGGCCAGCGTCGCCCCCACACCGGGGCCAATCGACCAGACGGGCATCGACCTGCTGCAGGGCTTTGTCGAGGCCGAGTTCGGCCCGGTCATCTTGCGCGGCGGACGGCAGATGCTCTCGCTGGGCACCGAGCGCCTGATCGGTACGCGCTATGGCCCCAACGTGCCGCTTGCTTTCGACGGCCTGCGCGCCAACATAAGGCTGGGCGCAGCAGTCACCGTTAGCCTGCTGGCGGTGAAGCCGGTACAGGCGCGAAAGGGCGACATCAACGACCGTACCTCGCACGACAAGTCGCTATGGGGCGCCTATGCCGTGTTGCCGGGCCTCGACCTCTATTACCTCGGCTATCGCAGCGATGCCGCCCGCTGGGGAAACCGTGAAGGCACGGAGGCCCGCCACAGCCTGGGCGCCCGTTTTCACGGCAGTCGCGACGACTGGCACTGGAATATCGAGGGCGTTTACCAGTTCGGTCGCTTCGCCGGCGGCCCCATCTCCGCATGGACGGTGGGCACCGAAATCGGCCACGCCTTTCCGGAGGCGCCGCTCTCGCCGGACCTTACCCTGCGTGTGAACGCCATCAGCGGTGACGGCAATCGGAGCGACGACCGCCTGGGCACTTTCAACGCGATGTTTCCCAAGGGAAAGTACTTCGGGGAACTTTCTCCGGTCGGCCCTTACAATATCGTCAACGCCTACTCCGCGCTTGGGCTCAGGCTTTCCTCAAAGGTTTCCGCCAGCCTCGCAGGGGTAGCCTATTGGCGCTATTCGACGGCGGACGGCATTTACGACATTCCCGGGAACCTGGTTCGCGCCGCCGGCGGTACCCGCGCGCGCTTCATCGGTACCCTTATCGAAGGCGTGGTCTCGTGGCAGGCCAATGCCGAACTTGAACTTTCCGCTTCGATTTCGGCCTTTGCGCCGGGCGCCTTCATCCGCGCCACAGGATCTGCGAAGACCATCCATATGCTTGGCCTGGAGAGCAATTTCCGATTCTGA